From Tubulanus polymorphus chromosome 9, tnTubPoly1.2, whole genome shotgun sequence, a single genomic window includes:
- the LOC141910520 gene encoding NADPH oxidase 5-like, translating to MDASSDTDIDGIPGSPPVRRGDISLPIDPLESATTMLRAPGSSRMIGFSGHATSINETPRDSHQLRTPPSGPAGNLSSDDDFRVDVEISKEADAFVTALSESGHSPARTRAASQRVAPSFVRGNSMKQDGRKEQRHAKSDKATPKSPAVASVKKFSMSLTGRTFVPQSTETLDPPSPLPGKQRKALSGSGPVKHYDERPIVPSASSPVSTRSIMSARSATTSEVHFKIGANCYDIGHVKECDMIEHDELKLTLRSCLLGSSIHVEESDLEALTGALYRTKTDDKNNMISYEELREKLERNPELLETLAVSAPRWLRDLSNEKKPYRSRVAAGCRCLTVSYCRNNCGTVLFFWLFFLVNAALSLWNGIEYRSKPLNFNCVFVVVLMFKKTITYLRSSPLKPYLPLDQCFYFHRVVGWTITAQSIIHTGAHLANFAIVTSLDEHFTYYDYLLTTKPGLGWVYGTASITGLALLALLALIVTCALPCVRGRGRFQLFFWTHFLHWPFMVVNVLHAPDFWKWFIVPGVYYLIEYVIGMRPCRTKQWRRGRTSNAFVTQARILPSGVTHLVLSRPDAFDFEAGDYVFIKIPTIAAHEWHAFTISSNPQQTDSLWVHIRSQGPWTDAVYKYFNKFYDDAVAKSSTFAYRGRLSSSIRSQPINARWRPSQLHFTVARDTGPLVAQRIKDMDTCLPVCIDGPYAGGSSREILQTEHAVIISCGIGVTPYAAVLQNILSIYNACMHQCPNCEHSWTESCDPHIMRLRKVDFIWINRDQHCFEWFISILTQLELDQADINARHFANEDRGDRFLEIQLFMTKSMDANSMKAIGLQMALDVLQEKSESDVIKRLNTRIQPGRPHWDELFRKISQENKGAVKVFMCAKPSISHRVKQHCRAYGFTFIQENF from the exons ATGGACGCATCTTCGGATACTGACATTGACGGAATTCCCGGCTCACCACCTGTAAGAAGAGGTGACATCAGTTTGCCAATAGATCCTCTCGAATCGGCAACTACAATGCTGCGTGCGCCAGGGAGCAGCAGAATGATCGGGTTTTCAGGGCATGCAACTAGCATCAATGAAACGCCACGCGATTCCCATCAGTTAAGAACGCCACCAAGCGGCCCCGCTGGTAATCTATCGTCAGATGATGATTTCAGAGTCGATGTGGAAATCAGTAAAGAGGCTGATGCATTTGTAACAGCTCTGAGTGAATCGGGTCATTCGCCGGCCAGAACTAGGGCAGCCTCGCAGCGCGTGGCGCCATCTTTCGTACGAGGAAATTCCATGAAACAGGACGGGAGGAAAGAGCAACGGCACGCTAAATCGGACAAAGCGACACCGAAATCACCTGCAGTTGCATCGGTGAAAAAATTTTCCATGTCCCTTACCGGCCGAACGTTCGTGCCGCAATCGACCGAAACACTAGACCCACCCTCTCCGTTACCGGGTAAACAGAGGAAGGCGTTATCGGGCTCCGGCCCGGTCAAGCATTATGACGAGAGACCGATCGTACCGAGTGCGTCGTCACCAGTTTCGACGCGGTCTATCATGTCTGCGAGGTCGGCTACGACAAGCGaggttcatttcaaaattggaGCAAACTGTTACGACATCGGACATGTTAAAG AATGCGATATGATCGAACATGATGAATTGAAGCTTACTTTGAGAAGCTGTCTGTTAGGTTCATCGATACATGTAGAAGAAAGCGATCTGGAAGCATTAACCGGCGCGTTATACCGCACGAAAACTgacgacaaaaacaacatGATCAG TTACGAAGAGCTACGCGAGAAATTGGAACGGAACCCTGAGCTATTGGAGACACTGGCTGTCAG CGCCCCTAGGTGGCTTCGCGATCTGTCAAATGAAAAGAAACCCTACCGCAGCCGGGTGGCTGCCGGATGTCGCTGTTTGACGGTCAGCTATTGTCGTAACAACTGCGGGAccgttttatttttctggCTGTTTTTTCTCGTGAATGCGGCGTTGTCGCTGTGGAATGGAATTGAATACAGGA GTAAACCGCTGAATTTCAACTGCGTTTTCGTTGTGGTGCTCATGTTTAAAAAGACGATAACCTATTTACGTTCATCGCCTCTGAAACCTTACCTACCTCTAGACCAGTGTTTTTATTTCCACCGGGTAGTAGGATGGACAATCACCGCACAAAGTATCATCCACACTGGCGCTCACTTGGCAAATTTCG cgaTTGTAACGTCATTGGATGAGCACTTTACGTATTACGACTACTTACTGACGACCAAACCGGGTCTGGGTTGGGTTTACGGCACTGCTTCGATCACCGGTCTCGCACTGTTAGCTTTACTGGCGCTGATCGTTACGTGTGCTTTACCGTGCGTGCGCGGCCGTGGTCGATTTCAG TTGTTTTTTTGGACTCACTTCTTACACTGGCCGTTCATGGTAGTGAATGTGCTGCACGCACCGGACTTTTGGAAATGGTTCATCGTGCCGGGAGTCTACTATTTGATAGAGTATGTGATAGGCATGCGGCCGTGTAGAACCAAGCAGTGGCGACGGGGCCGCACCAGCAACGCATTCGTTACGCAGGCGCGCATTCTGCCGTCCGGG GTAACGCACTTGGTGCTTTCAAGACCGGACGCGTTCGACTTCGAGGCAGGAGATTATGTATTCATTAAGATACCGACGATCGCTGCTCACGAGTGGCATGCGTTTACAATCAGCAGTAATCCGCAACAAACAG ATTCTCTTTGGGTTCACATACGAAGCCAAGGACCGTGGACTGATGCCGTGTACAAATACTTCAACAAATTCTACGACGATGCAGTAGCCAAGAGTTCAACTTTTGCAT atCGCGGACGTTTATCGTCAAGCATTCGATCTCAACCAATTAACGCCAGGTGGCGTCCATCGCAGCTGCACTTCACTGTAGCTCGTGACACTGGTCCTCTCGTTGCACAGAGAATCAAGGATATGGATACCTGTCTACCG GTTTGTATCGATGGCCCGTACGCTGGCGGATCCAGTCGGGAGATACTTCAAACCGAACACGCGGTAATAATCAGCTGCGGTATAGGCGTCACTCCATACGCTGCCGTCCTACAGAACATCCTGTCCATTTACAACGCGTGCATGCACCAGTGCCCGAATTGTGAACATAGCTGGACTGAATCGTGCGATCCTCATATAATGAGACTCAGAAAG GTGgatttcatttggataaaTCGTGACCAGCACTGTTTTGAGTggtttatttcgattttgacgCAGCTAGAACTCGATCAGGCTGATATCAATGCTCGACATTTCGCCAACGAAG ATAGAGGCGATCGGTTTCTGGAGATTCAACTCTTCATGACGAAATCGATGGATGCCAATTCCATGAAGGCTATCGGCTTACAGATGGCACTTGACGTGTTGCAAGAGAAAAGTGAGAGTGATGTTATCAAAAGATTGAATACGAGAATCCAACCGGGTCGACCACACTGGGACGAG CTATTTAGGAAAATCAGCCAGGAGAACAAGGGCGCGGTGAAGGTTTTCATGTGCGCCAAACCATCGATTTCACACCGCGTCAAACAGCATTGCCGCGCTTACGGCTTCACCTTCATACAAGAGAACTTCTAG